A genomic window from Chlorobium phaeobacteroides DSM 266 includes:
- a CDS encoding sugar phosphate nucleotidyltransferase, with product MKAFVLAAGFGTRLRPFTHRIPKPLIPVLNLPALLYTFALLKDAGITDIICNIHHHADDVRESVASFGIEGLAISFSEETTILGTGGGLKKCEQLFDDEDFLLINSDIITDIDFSAFIRHHKLSGLPGTLALYETPEAMAIGCIGIENGQVKDFRNMRNTGLKSSLIYTGTALLSPKIFRYLNEDFSSIVDTGFTGLIDHGGLGAFRHSGSWMDIGTPEDYLDANNGKGMLPERLTRRVRDAIGIEPHRIAADAWIASGARVIRSVIGSRCMVSRNAVVENSVLLPGAVVAEGECLLNSIRDRENTLQTIP from the coding sequence ATGAAAGCATTCGTTCTTGCCGCAGGCTTCGGAACAAGGCTCAGGCCATTTACCCATCGTATTCCCAAACCTCTCATACCGGTACTGAATCTGCCCGCTCTGCTCTATACCTTCGCTCTGCTTAAGGATGCCGGTATTACCGATATCATCTGCAACATCCATCATCATGCAGATGATGTCCGCGAGAGCGTGGCATCTTTTGGCATTGAAGGGCTTGCGATTTCGTTTTCTGAAGAGACAACAATCCTTGGTACGGGGGGAGGTCTCAAGAAATGCGAACAACTGTTCGACGACGAAGATTTTCTTCTCATTAACAGCGATATCATAACCGATATAGATTTTTCGGCCTTCATTCGACACCATAAGCTATCGGGTCTGCCCGGCACACTTGCACTCTATGAAACGCCTGAGGCCATGGCTATCGGCTGCATAGGCATCGAAAACGGTCAGGTGAAGGATTTCCGCAACATGCGGAATACCGGCCTGAAATCATCGTTGATCTATACTGGAACAGCCCTTTTGAGTCCCAAAATATTCCGCTATCTGAACGAAGATTTTTCAAGCATTGTCGATACAGGATTTACCGGACTGATCGATCACGGCGGACTCGGCGCTTTCAGACATTCCGGTTCATGGATGGATATCGGCACTCCGGAAGATTACCTCGATGCAAACAACGGCAAGGGCATGCTTCCTGAACGACTTACCCGCAGAGTTCGCGATGCCATCGGCATCGAACCGCACCGTATTGCAGCGGACGCATGGATAGCCTCCGGGGCAAGAGTCATACGCTCGGTTATCGGCTCCCGCTGCATGGTCAGCAGGAACGCTGTTGTTGAAAACTCGGTACTTCTGCCCGGCGCCGTAGTCGCTGAAGGGGAATGTCTCCTCAACAGTATCCGCGACAGAGAGAACACTCTGCAAACGATCCCGTGA